A region of Subtercola boreus DNA encodes the following proteins:
- the nhaA gene encoding Na+/H+ antiporter NhaA: MQQTHSAPEVTEGDRSPRFPRLRELVSHRRGFSDSEKTAAALLLVATVLALVWANLPLGSSYDDFWHSTVSLQVGTNTLGLDFRSLVNEGLMTLFFFVVGLEVKREFALGELSTWSRAVVPVSAAIAGLAIPAVIFLLINGSGESSHAWGVVISSDTAFLLGALAIVGPRLPGHLRTFLLALAVVDDIGALAVIAIFYTDEVHIIPLIVAAVALVGIWAMRYVTVAQGPLYVVLSIAVWVALLASGVQPTLGGVAIALLIPVYAPRRREVERAAELSRAFRQSPNPVYAQAAVRGLLNSVSVNDRLHTLYIPYTSYLILPVFALANAGVHLSPETLGAAIRSPLTWGVVAGLVVGKLVGITGITALIRAMKLGVLAPGLTLGRVGGGAALSGIGFTISLFIIDLAIDDPQLQDEARVGVLAASLIAFLLGWAVFRIVDRVQPPSRMSLVLARDVDPARDHIRGPVDAPLTLVEYGDFECPFCSRATGSIDEVRAHFGDSLRYVWRHLPLTRVHPHALLAARASEAAANQGKFFELAPLMFGHQDALELDDLLGYAASLDLDLDRFEEDMRSSEVVSRVRDDAIDAELMDVHSTPTFFICGKRHSGPYDAATLIRELYESGQASAPAPGGPGSGGSTPQNAGLG; this comes from the coding sequence ATGCAGCAGACACATTCCGCTCCTGAGGTGACCGAAGGCGACAGGTCGCCGCGTTTCCCCCGCCTGCGGGAGCTGGTGAGCCACCGCCGCGGATTCTCGGACAGCGAGAAGACCGCGGCCGCCCTGCTGCTCGTCGCGACCGTGCTCGCGCTGGTCTGGGCGAACCTCCCGCTCGGCAGCTCGTACGACGACTTCTGGCACTCGACCGTCTCGCTGCAGGTCGGCACGAACACTCTCGGACTCGACTTCCGGTCGCTCGTCAACGAGGGGCTCATGACCCTCTTCTTCTTCGTCGTCGGGCTCGAGGTGAAACGCGAGTTCGCCCTCGGTGAGCTCAGCACCTGGTCGCGGGCCGTGGTGCCGGTCAGCGCCGCGATCGCCGGTCTCGCCATCCCCGCCGTGATCTTCCTGCTCATCAACGGCAGCGGGGAGTCGAGCCACGCCTGGGGCGTCGTGATCTCAAGCGACACGGCCTTCCTCCTCGGCGCGCTCGCGATCGTCGGGCCACGCCTGCCCGGTCACCTCCGCACCTTCCTGCTCGCCCTCGCGGTGGTCGACGACATCGGTGCGCTCGCCGTGATCGCGATCTTCTACACCGACGAGGTGCACATCATCCCCCTGATCGTCGCCGCCGTGGCGCTCGTCGGCATCTGGGCGATGCGATACGTGACCGTCGCGCAGGGTCCGCTCTACGTCGTGCTCTCGATCGCCGTCTGGGTCGCCCTGCTCGCGTCGGGAGTGCAGCCGACGCTCGGGGGAGTGGCGATCGCGCTGCTCATCCCGGTCTACGCCCCGAGACGCCGGGAGGTCGAGCGTGCCGCGGAGCTCAGCCGCGCGTTCCGCCAGTCGCCCAACCCGGTCTACGCGCAGGCGGCCGTGCGCGGCCTGCTGAACTCGGTCTCGGTGAACGACCGTCTGCATACGCTCTACATCCCGTACACGAGCTACCTCATCCTGCCGGTGTTCGCGCTGGCCAACGCCGGGGTGCATCTCAGCCCGGAGACGCTCGGCGCGGCCATCCGTTCGCCCCTCACCTGGGGCGTGGTCGCGGGCCTCGTGGTCGGCAAGCTGGTGGGGATCACCGGCATCACCGCGCTGATCCGCGCCATGAAGCTCGGCGTTCTCGCACCCGGGTTGACGCTCGGCCGGGTCGGCGGCGGCGCTGCGCTCTCGGGCATCGGCTTCACGATCTCCCTGTTCATCATCGACCTCGCCATCGATGACCCGCAGTTGCAGGACGAAGCGCGCGTCGGCGTGCTCGCCGCGTCGCTGATCGCCTTCCTGCTGGGCTGGGCGGTCTTCCGCATCGTCGACCGGGTACAGCCCCCGTCGCGCATGAGCCTCGTGCTCGCCCGCGACGTCGACCCCGCCCGCGACCACATCAGAGGGCCGGTGGATGCTCCGCTCACGCTCGTCGAATACGGAGACTTCGAGTGCCCGTTCTGTTCGCGCGCCACGGGGTCGATCGACGAGGTGCGGGCGCACTTCGGCGACAGTCTGCGCTATGTCTGGCGTCACCTGCCCCTCACCCGCGTGCATCCACACGCCCTGCTCGCGGCGCGGGCGAGCGAGGCGGCGGCGAACCAGGGGAAGTTCTTCGAGCTGGCCCCCTTGATGTTCGGCCACCAGGACGCCCTCGAACTCGACGACCTGCTGGGCTACGCGGCCTCGCTCGACCTCGACCTCGACCGTTTCGAGGAGGACATGCGCTCGAGCGAAGTCGTCAGCCGGGTGCGCGACGACGCGATCGACGCCGAGCTGATGGACGTGCACTCCACGCCGACGTTCTTCATCTGCGGCAAACGGCACTCGGGGCCGTACGATGCGGCGACGCTGATCCGGGAGCTGTACGAGTCGGGGCAGGCGTCCGCGCCTGCGCCGGGCGGGCCGGGCTCCGGGGGTTCGACCCCTCAGAACGCTGGCTTAGGCTAG
- a CDS encoding LacI family DNA-binding transcriptional regulator produces the protein MVAALAGVSRATVSRVVNNSPKVSVRVVERVNEAIASLNYVPNRAARTLASRRTRTIALVMPESTAKLFSDPFLASVTQGIALHLADTDYTLTMLIASDDTPEKTQRYLLGGNVDGALVVSHHSGDHSLGEVSRTLPVVFGGRPLAAGGALTYYVDVDNYGGARAATEHLLGRGLRQHGTIAGPQDMPPGLDRLAGWRDALDAEGLDSTLVECGDFTPESGAAAMIRMLDRGRPLDALFVANDQMAAGVYSVLHERGLAIPANIAVVGFDDNFYGATATPPLTTVRQPSNEMGAKMAEVLVRVIEQRDVPRVTVLPTELVVRGSAG, from the coding sequence ATGGTGGCCGCCCTCGCGGGGGTCTCACGGGCCACCGTCTCGCGGGTCGTCAACAACTCCCCCAAGGTGTCGGTCCGTGTGGTCGAACGGGTGAACGAGGCGATCGCGTCGCTCAACTACGTGCCCAACCGGGCCGCCCGCACCCTGGCCAGCCGCCGCACCCGCACGATCGCGCTCGTGATGCCGGAGTCGACCGCGAAGCTGTTCTCGGACCCGTTCCTGGCCAGCGTGACCCAGGGCATCGCCCTCCACCTCGCCGACACCGACTACACCCTGACCATGCTGATCGCCTCCGACGACACCCCCGAGAAGACCCAGCGCTACCTGCTCGGCGGCAACGTCGACGGGGCCCTCGTGGTCTCGCACCACAGCGGCGACCACTCCCTGGGCGAGGTGAGCCGCACGCTCCCGGTCGTGTTCGGCGGGAGGCCGCTCGCAGCGGGCGGCGCCCTGACCTACTACGTCGACGTCGACAACTACGGCGGGGCGCGTGCGGCGACCGAGCACCTGCTCGGGCGCGGGCTCCGGCAGCACGGCACGATCGCCGGTCCCCAGGACATGCCGCCGGGCCTTGACCGCCTCGCCGGCTGGCGCGATGCCCTGGATGCCGAGGGCCTCGACTCCACCCTGGTCGAGTGCGGAGACTTCACACCCGAGTCGGGTGCGGCCGCGATGATCCGGATGCTCGACCGTGGCCGCCCGCTCGACGCTCTCTTCGTGGCGAACGACCAGATGGCTGCGGGGGTCTACTCCGTGCTCCATGAGCGCGGGCTGGCGATCCCCGCCAACATCGCCGTCGTCGGATTCGACGACAACTTCTACGGCGCCACCGCCACACCTCCGCTTACCACCGTGCGGCAGCCGTCCAACGAGATGGGGGCGAAGATGGCGGAGGTGCTGGTGCGGGTGATCGAACAGCGCGACGTTCCGCGGGTCACCGTGCTGCCGACCGAGCTGGTGGTGCGGGGCTCGGCAGGCTGA
- a CDS encoding LysR family substrate-binding domain-containing protein: protein MTNEHSGESAAAPVTEPAAPGIRPFSIAFAAGVTVTKWTRLWAERRPGTPLEVFRAEADQQVAVLHERSADVSFVRLPVEQQGLSVITLYSEVQVVVVPKDHPASVFDAVTVADLADEHLLQDPDLVPEWRDVAAEIVDGSRRPLRGIQSIDDAVEQVAAGVGILIVPQAIARLSSRKDVVYRPVTDVAETRIALAWLSEETTADIEEFVGIVRGRSASSSRAPSREAEETAPDARVKKLGPVAKAKAKARAAAEAEAASAKRAGVKKPAATQAARKKKQSDAANAAQARRRKFGGKR, encoded by the coding sequence ATGACGAACGAGCACTCCGGCGAGTCCGCCGCCGCTCCGGTGACGGAGCCCGCCGCCCCGGGCATCCGGCCGTTCAGCATCGCCTTCGCCGCCGGCGTCACCGTCACGAAGTGGACGCGGCTGTGGGCCGAACGCCGCCCCGGGACGCCGCTCGAGGTCTTCCGCGCGGAGGCCGATCAGCAGGTCGCGGTGCTGCACGAGCGCTCCGCCGACGTCAGTTTCGTTCGCCTGCCTGTCGAACAGCAGGGGCTCAGTGTCATCACCCTCTACAGCGAGGTGCAGGTCGTCGTCGTGCCGAAAGACCACCCCGCGTCGGTGTTCGACGCTGTCACCGTGGCCGACCTCGCCGACGAGCACCTGCTGCAAGATCCTGACCTGGTGCCGGAATGGCGCGACGTCGCCGCGGAGATCGTCGACGGTTCGCGGAGGCCGCTGCGCGGCATCCAGAGCATCGACGACGCCGTCGAACAGGTGGCGGCGGGTGTCGGCATCCTGATTGTGCCGCAGGCCATCGCCCGGCTTTCCAGTCGCAAAGACGTGGTCTACCGGCCGGTGACGGATGTCGCGGAGACCCGGATCGCGCTGGCCTGGCTGTCCGAGGAGACCACCGCCGACATCGAGGAGTTCGTCGGCATCGTGCGGGGGCGTTCGGCGTCGAGTTCACGGGCCCCGTCGCGGGAGGCCGAGGAGACGGCCCCGGATGCCCGGGTGAAGAAGCTCGGACCGGTGGCCAAGGCGAAAGCCAAAGCGCGGGCCGCGGCCGAGGCGGAGGCCGCGTCGGCCAAGCGTGCCGGCGTGAAGAAGCCTGCTGCGACGCAGGCCGCCCGCAAGAAGAAGCAGTCGGACGCCGCCAATGCCGCCCAGGCGCGGAGGCGTAAGTTCGGTGGGAAGCGCTGA
- a CDS encoding NADPH:quinone reductase — MKAVVYSRTGGPEVLEFVNRELPAVEAGEVRVRIAVSGVNPTDWKSRSGAAGGSGAAVEVDPEQVPNQDGAGVVDAIGLGVTRFAVGDRVWLRDSAFQRPTGTAAEYTVLPDHLVNPLPDGVSFDVGASLGIPALTAHRALTARESGPARLSPGSLVGTTVLVTGGAGAVGHAAIQLAVWAGATVITTVSSARKADLAAAAGAHHIVNYRSEDVVARVKEIAPRGVEIVVEVNPLANIADDIAVITRGGTVAIYVADEPDEIPVPARASMVKNVRLQFVLTYTTSEVEKANAVAAVTAAAAAGALEVDDDHGLPLTRFTLAETAAAHEAVEGGAVGKVLIDVAGL, encoded by the coding sequence ATGAAAGCCGTTGTTTACTCCCGCACGGGCGGGCCAGAGGTGTTGGAGTTCGTCAACAGGGAGCTCCCGGCGGTCGAAGCAGGCGAGGTGCGCGTGCGGATCGCGGTGTCGGGTGTCAACCCAACAGACTGGAAGTCACGCTCGGGAGCCGCGGGCGGTTCGGGCGCAGCGGTGGAGGTCGACCCCGAGCAGGTGCCCAACCAGGACGGCGCCGGTGTCGTCGACGCCATCGGTCTGGGTGTGACGCGCTTCGCGGTGGGCGACCGGGTGTGGCTGCGGGATTCCGCGTTCCAGCGCCCGACCGGCACGGCGGCCGAGTACACCGTGCTGCCCGACCATCTCGTGAATCCGCTGCCCGACGGGGTCTCCTTCGACGTCGGGGCGTCGCTCGGCATTCCGGCCCTGACCGCACACCGGGCGCTCACGGCGCGGGAGTCGGGCCCGGCGCGGCTTTCGCCGGGCTCGCTGGTCGGTACGACGGTGCTGGTGACCGGTGGCGCGGGGGCGGTCGGCCACGCCGCCATCCAACTCGCCGTCTGGGCCGGAGCGACGGTGATCACCACCGTGAGCAGCGCCAGGAAGGCTGACCTGGCCGCGGCGGCCGGTGCCCACCACATCGTGAACTACCGCAGCGAAGACGTCGTCGCCCGGGTGAAGGAGATCGCCCCGCGCGGCGTCGAGATCGTGGTCGAGGTGAATCCGCTCGCGAACATCGCCGACGACATCGCCGTCATCACCCGGGGCGGCACGGTCGCCATCTACGTTGCCGACGAGCCGGATGAGATCCCGGTGCCGGCCCGCGCGAGCATGGTGAAGAACGTGCGCCTGCAGTTCGTGCTCACCTACACGACGAGCGAGGTCGAGAAGGCCAATGCGGTCGCGGCGGTGACGGCTGCGGCGGCAGCCGGCGCGCTCGAGGTCGACGACGACCACGGCCTGCCGCTCACCCGGTTCACTCTCGCCGAGACCGCGGCGGCACATGAGGCGGTCGAGGGCGGCGCGGTCGGCAAGGTGCTCATCGACGTGGCCGGGCTGTGA
- a CDS encoding alpha-amylase family protein codes for MSEPGWVAHAILWQVYPLGFTGAPVSVEAQDAVPSHGADGTHSLDRLVGWLDYAVELGMSGILLGPIFASETHGYDTVDYFRLDPRLAGPSGEDSFDVLIREAHHRGLRVVLDGVFNHVGRSFEPFRRALAEGPAAPEFGWFRAIGDPSHQRFENFEGHDALVLLNHDEPAVVDLVAEVMTHWLGRGADGWRLDAAYAVPPAFWASVLPRVRSEHPEAFVFGEVIHGDYPGIVRESTFDSLTQYELWKAIWSAVSDANFWELSAALERHNGFLQSFVPVTFVGNHDVNRLATSIADERHRAHALVVLMTAGGTPTVYYGDEQGLAAAKEEREGGDDAIRPEFDAAGPDALPPGGWPVYHLHQNLIGLRRRNPWLHTARTTNITLTNEFFAYEVSAATGAADEGAGAQRLIVMLNLADSDYTQTLPGACSVVAGSAAWAVVAGTSTVVTVPPHGWVVIQPG; via the coding sequence GTGAGCGAGCCCGGCTGGGTCGCCCATGCCATCCTCTGGCAGGTCTACCCGCTCGGGTTCACGGGCGCTCCGGTCTCGGTCGAGGCTCAGGATGCCGTACCCTCCCATGGCGCAGACGGCACCCATTCGCTCGACCGTCTGGTGGGCTGGCTCGACTACGCCGTCGAACTGGGCATGTCGGGCATCCTTCTCGGCCCGATCTTCGCCTCGGAGACCCACGGCTACGACACGGTCGACTACTTCCGGCTCGACCCGCGGCTTGCCGGCCCATCGGGCGAGGACAGCTTCGACGTGCTCATCCGGGAGGCGCACCACCGCGGGCTCCGCGTGGTGCTCGACGGCGTGTTCAACCATGTCGGACGGAGCTTCGAACCGTTCCGCCGGGCACTGGCGGAGGGTCCGGCGGCGCCGGAATTCGGGTGGTTCCGGGCGATCGGCGACCCGTCGCACCAACGGTTCGAGAACTTCGAGGGCCATGACGCCCTCGTACTGCTGAACCACGACGAGCCCGCTGTGGTCGATCTCGTCGCAGAGGTCATGACCCACTGGCTCGGGCGCGGAGCCGACGGCTGGCGTCTCGACGCCGCGTACGCCGTCCCTCCGGCGTTCTGGGCGAGCGTTCTGCCGCGGGTCAGGTCCGAGCATCCGGAGGCCTTCGTCTTCGGCGAGGTGATCCACGGCGACTACCCGGGAATCGTGCGGGAGTCGACGTTCGACTCGCTGACCCAGTACGAACTGTGGAAGGCGATCTGGAGCGCGGTCTCCGATGCGAACTTCTGGGAGCTCAGCGCGGCACTCGAACGCCACAACGGATTCCTGCAGAGCTTCGTTCCGGTGACGTTCGTCGGCAACCACGACGTGAACCGGCTCGCGACCTCGATCGCCGACGAGCGCCACCGCGCGCACGCCCTCGTCGTGCTGATGACCGCCGGCGGCACGCCCACGGTCTACTACGGCGACGAGCAGGGCCTCGCGGCCGCGAAGGAGGAACGCGAGGGCGGCGACGACGCGATCCGGCCCGAATTCGATGCGGCGGGTCCGGATGCCCTGCCGCCCGGCGGCTGGCCGGTCTACCACCTGCACCAGAACCTCATCGGCCTGCGCCGCCGGAACCCCTGGCTGCACACCGCCCGCACGACGAACATCACCCTGACGAACGAGTTCTTCGCCTACGAGGTGTCCGCGGCGACGGGCGCAGCTGATGAGGGGGCTGGAGCCCAGCGGCTCATCGTGATGCTGAACCTCGCCGACTCCGACTACACGCAGACGCTCCCGGGCGCCTGCAGCGTGGTCGCCGGATCCGCTGCCTGGGCCGTGGTGGCGGGAACCTCCACCGTGGTGACCGTGCCGCCGCACGGCTGGGTCGTCATTCAGCCGGGCTGA
- a CDS encoding VIT1/CCC1 transporter family protein: MSFDPATRASSPAAAAKPRASDIRRWRQYLADERAEAAVYRDLAERRTGEERAILLALAEAEVRHEAHWRALLGDNIGSTHRGDLRTRILGFLARRFGSVFVLALAQRAESRSPYANDSDATPAMAADEQVHAEVVRGLAARGRNRLSGTFRAAVFGANDGLVSNLALVIGISASGVPNAVVLVTGLAGLLAGALSMGAGEYVSVRSQRELLEASTPNPEATRAVPHLDVDANELALVYRARGMSVEEAEAHATEVLRGHAVMTGAIVLPSLAKAAPDVAADVPAGDPLDPATANSSADDPRSTGGTGSTADPAGTASIADPAAHEEVDEHEAVGTGLSAAVSSFCFFASGAIIPVLPYLFGLQGLPALIVAAVLVGIALLGTGAVVGILSGGPPLRRALRQLAIGYGAALVTYLLGLLFGTAGL; encoded by the coding sequence ATGAGTTTTGACCCGGCGACCCGCGCCAGCAGCCCGGCGGCCGCCGCCAAGCCGCGCGCATCCGACATCCGGCGCTGGCGGCAGTACCTGGCCGACGAACGCGCCGAGGCCGCCGTCTACCGCGACCTGGCCGAGCGGCGCACGGGTGAGGAACGCGCCATCCTGCTCGCCCTCGCCGAAGCCGAGGTGCGGCACGAGGCGCACTGGCGCGCGCTCCTCGGCGACAACATCGGCAGCACGCATCGCGGTGACCTCCGCACGCGCATCCTCGGGTTCCTGGCCCGGCGGTTCGGCTCGGTCTTCGTGCTGGCGCTCGCGCAGCGCGCGGAGTCCCGCTCGCCGTACGCGAACGACTCGGATGCGACGCCCGCGATGGCGGCGGATGAACAGGTGCACGCCGAGGTGGTGCGCGGACTCGCCGCCCGCGGCCGCAACCGCCTCTCGGGCACGTTCCGCGCCGCCGTCTTCGGAGCGAACGACGGCCTCGTCTCGAACCTCGCGCTCGTGATCGGCATCTCGGCGAGCGGCGTGCCGAATGCGGTCGTGCTCGTCACGGGACTCGCCGGGCTGCTCGCGGGCGCCCTCTCGATGGGGGCCGGCGAGTACGTGTCGGTGCGGTCGCAACGGGAGCTGCTCGAAGCCTCCACTCCGAACCCCGAGGCCACCCGCGCGGTGCCGCACCTCGACGTCGACGCGAATGAACTCGCGCTGGTCTACCGGGCGCGAGGCATGAGCGTCGAGGAGGCCGAGGCACACGCCACGGAGGTGCTCCGCGGGCACGCCGTGATGACGGGGGCCATCGTTCTCCCGTCCCTCGCGAAGGCGGCGCCGGATGTCGCGGCCGACGTGCCTGCGGGCGACCCGCTCGACCCGGCCACCGCCAACAGCAGCGCCGACGACCCCCGCAGCACCGGCGGTACCGGCAGCACCGCCGACCCGGCCGGCACCGCCAGCATCGCCGACCCGGCCGCCCACGAGGAGGTCGACGAGCACGAAGCCGTCGGCACGGGCCTCAGCGCCGCCGTCTCGAGCTTCTGCTTCTTCGCGTCGGGCGCGATCATCCCGGTGCTCCCCTATCTCTTCGGGCTGCAGGGCCTCCCCGCGCTCATCGTCGCGGCCGTCCTGGTGGGCATCGCCCTGCTCGGCACGGGCGCGGTCGTGGGCATCCTCTCGGGCGGGCCGCCCCTCCGACGGGCCCTCCGCCAGCTCGCGATCGGCTACGGCGCCGCGCTCGTCACCTACCTGCTCGGGCTACTTTTCGGCACCGCCGGCCTGTAG
- a CDS encoding DUF5997 family protein, with product MTPAKSPQTMKPATAAKKLGIYLPAAPAEFQEGDVTRAELNTLLETPPEWLVELRLNGPFPRQEVARKLGVSISGLTRGGVDDAFTTPEIKALLEAPPEWLVVERARQAGVMEENARIKTERAEKAAQKERAERHARTNPNSIAPKPR from the coding sequence ATGACGCCCGCGAAATCACCCCAGACCATGAAGCCCGCCACCGCGGCGAAGAAACTGGGAATCTACCTCCCCGCCGCGCCGGCCGAGTTCCAGGAGGGCGACGTGACGCGCGCCGAACTGAACACGTTGCTCGAGACGCCACCGGAGTGGCTGGTGGAGCTGCGACTGAACGGACCGTTCCCGCGTCAGGAGGTCGCGCGGAAGCTCGGCGTCTCGATCTCGGGCCTCACCCGTGGGGGCGTCGACGACGCGTTCACGACGCCGGAGATCAAGGCGCTGCTGGAGGCTCCGCCGGAGTGGCTCGTCGTCGAACGTGCCCGCCAGGCCGGTGTGATGGAGGAGAACGCCCGCATCAAGACGGAGCGCGCCGAGAAGGCCGCGCAGAAGGAGCGGGCCGAGCGCCACGCGCGCACGAACCCGAACTCGATCGCGCCGAAGCCGCGCTGA
- a CDS encoding MFS transporter, translated as MSVTSRPRIPRHAWPGLILLTLATFAAITTELLPIGLLTPMSSSFGVDESTLGLMVSVYALAVTVLALPVTFATTRMPRKRLLVGTLLAYAVSNLVIAVAPSFALAVVGRGVGGLAHALFFSVVTAYASHLVPPHLVGRALATVYAGSSLGSILGLPLATSVGTTFGWPTAFVAVGTMTLLLGGLAVVLLPSAPGNPLHARSSLRTWWRRGLVTVAGANSAVYLGHFTLYTFVTPLVLAVGVQLDLLGPTLLLFGAAGILGLWTAGLFVDRYPRRIVLTLTVVLMASLAALAVMVPVILGAGGAGVSAGGAGLVAVLVIASFWVLTLGALPSLFMTSAIRTHGAPPDIVGAVINMASNIGITLGAALGGVVFASAGIGALPAVALVFVAIGFALMVLGRRGFPRGAPRLSPAE; from the coding sequence GTGAGCGTGACGAGCAGGCCGAGGATCCCGAGGCACGCCTGGCCGGGGCTCATCCTGCTGACGCTCGCCACGTTCGCGGCGATCACGACGGAGCTGCTGCCCATCGGTCTTCTCACGCCGATGAGCTCCTCGTTCGGAGTCGACGAGTCAACACTCGGGCTGATGGTGTCGGTGTACGCGCTCGCTGTGACGGTGCTGGCCCTGCCTGTGACCTTCGCCACGACACGGATGCCGCGGAAGCGCCTGCTCGTCGGCACTCTGCTGGCGTACGCCGTCAGCAACCTCGTGATCGCCGTGGCGCCGTCGTTCGCGCTGGCCGTCGTCGGGAGGGGGGTCGGAGGGCTGGCACACGCCCTGTTCTTCTCGGTCGTCACCGCCTACGCGTCCCACCTCGTGCCCCCGCACCTCGTGGGGCGCGCGCTGGCCACGGTCTACGCAGGTTCCTCTCTCGGCAGCATCCTGGGCCTGCCTCTTGCCACCTCGGTGGGCACCACCTTCGGGTGGCCGACAGCGTTCGTCGCCGTCGGAACAATGACCCTGCTGCTCGGCGGCCTCGCCGTCGTGCTGCTGCCCTCCGCGCCGGGCAATCCGCTTCACGCACGGAGTTCTCTCCGGACGTGGTGGCGCCGCGGACTCGTCACGGTGGCCGGTGCGAACAGTGCGGTGTACCTCGGGCACTTCACGCTCTACACGTTCGTGACACCGCTGGTGCTCGCCGTCGGTGTGCAGCTGGACCTGCTCGGGCCGACCCTGCTGCTCTTCGGAGCGGCCGGAATCCTCGGTCTCTGGACAGCGGGGCTGTTCGTCGACAGGTACCCCCGGCGAATCGTCCTCACTCTGACCGTGGTGCTGATGGCCAGCCTCGCAGCGCTGGCGGTGATGGTGCCGGTCATTCTGGGAGCGGGCGGAGCGGGCGTCTCGGCCGGGGGCGCCGGGCTCGTGGCGGTTCTGGTGATCGCCAGCTTCTGGGTGCTCACGCTCGGAGCCCTCCCCTCCCTCTTCATGACCTCAGCCATCCGCACGCACGGCGCACCGCCCGACATCGTCGGAGCGGTGATCAACATGGCATCGAACATCGGCATCACCCTCGGCGCCGCCCTCGGCGGAGTGGTGTTCGCGAGTGCCGGCATCGGAGCCCTGCCCGCCGTCGCCCTGGTCTTCGTCGCCATCGGGTTCGCGCTCATGGTGCTCGGCCGACGCGGGTTCCCGCGCGGGGCGCCCCGGCTCAGCCCGGCTGAATGA
- a CDS encoding FBP domain-containing protein has product MQIRHSIVNGSAAEVANIVLPSDFVELDWENLDFLGWRDSHSPHLGYIVRWDGDEPVGIIVREADGPLSRRRMMMCQLCRATHTEHGVSLFSAKRAGEAGLAGNTVGTYICANLGCSANIRVEVPHASYYSDPESVLAQKVEGLESRVSGFLRDVMRPLD; this is encoded by the coding sequence ATGCAGATTCGGCATTCGATCGTCAACGGTTCGGCGGCAGAGGTCGCGAACATCGTGCTTCCCTCCGACTTCGTCGAGCTCGACTGGGAGAACCTCGACTTCCTCGGCTGGCGGGACTCGCACTCGCCGCACCTCGGGTACATCGTGCGCTGGGACGGTGACGAGCCGGTCGGCATCATCGTGCGGGAGGCCGACGGCCCGCTCTCCCGGCGCCGCATGATGATGTGCCAGTTGTGCCGTGCCACCCACACGGAGCACGGCGTCTCCCTGTTCAGCGCGAAACGCGCGGGGGAGGCGGGTCTCGCCGGCAACACGGTCGGCACATACATCTGCGCGAACCTCGGCTGCTCGGCCAACATCCGCGTGGAGGTGCCGCACGCCTCGTACTACTCGGACCCCGAGAGCGTGCTCGCCCAGAAGGTCGAGGGGCTCGAGTCGCGGGTGAGCGGCTTCCTCCGCGACGTGATGCGCCCGCTGGACTGA
- a CDS encoding glutathione peroxidase, with the protein MTELHETPLNDIPIATTTGTETSLAEFDGKVKLIVNVASRCGLAPQYEKLEQLQKTYGERGFTVLGFPSNQFLQELGSAEAISEYCSTTWGITFPIFEKIKVNGRSEHPLYTELKKATDAEGKAGKVKWNFEKFVVTPDGSVHRFRPRTEPDDPAIVSLIESSLPEA; encoded by the coding sequence ATGACGGAGCTGCACGAAACCCCCCTGAATGACATCCCGATCGCGACGACGACAGGCACGGAGACCTCGCTCGCCGAGTTCGACGGCAAGGTGAAGCTGATCGTGAACGTGGCGTCGCGCTGCGGGCTCGCCCCGCAGTACGAGAAGCTGGAGCAGCTGCAGAAGACCTACGGCGAGCGCGGCTTCACCGTGCTCGGGTTCCCGAGCAACCAGTTCCTGCAGGAGCTCGGCTCGGCCGAGGCGATCAGCGAGTACTGTTCGACGACCTGGGGCATCACCTTCCCGATCTTCGAGAAGATCAAGGTCAACGGCCGGAGTGAGCACCCGCTCTACACCGAGTTGAAGAAGGCGACCGACGCCGAAGGCAAGGCGGGCAAGGTGAAGTGGAACTTCGAGAAGTTCGTCGTCACCCCCGACGGCTCGGTGCACCGGTTCCGTCCGCGCACCGAACCGGATGACCCGGCCATCGTCTCGCTCATCGAGAGTTCACTGCCCGAGGCCTGA